The Vibrio bathopelagicus genomic sequence CACAAGTCTGATTTGTCTAATCCTTGTTGGGCACCATTACCAAAACCAACGTATCAGCGTGTTCGTTGTCCTAAGCGAAAAGCAAAACTAGAGGATCTTTATCGTTCTAAATGGCGCGTTGCCATGCTTGACCGTTTGGAAGTTTTTGTCTTCACGTTTTAGGTTTGAGAATGTCTCCGTGGCGTGAAAAGGGGCTTAATGGTTATGAGGATTCCTGTCATTTGACTCCTAAACATTCTCGTCAGCACGTTGGTTTTGTGGCTCTCGGTGGTAACCGTGATACCTGTTATATACAGCTTGAAGGGCTAGGGTGTCGTTCTCTTGTTGAGCATACATCTTTGTTTCGTTTGCATTGGTGGTTACAGCTTCTCGATTGCTCGAAGCTTTCTCGTATTGATTTGGCTGTCGATGATTTTCACGGTCTTTTGGTCGTGATTATGCAAAGAAAGCCTATTCAGATGATGCGTTTAGAACTAGTTCAAGAGGTAGAACGCCAGTTGCTGGCGAACGTGTTTTTAAAGAGGCTAATGGTCGTGTTGTTAATGAATCGTTTGAAGTGGGTAGTCGTCAATCTAGGGTTTACTGGCGTATTTATAACAAGGCTGCTCAATTAGGGCTTGATATGTATTGGTTTCGCAATGAGGTGGAATTGAAGGACTTTCCTATTGATGTTCTGCTCGATATTAGCGGTTATTTTGCCGGAATTTGCGATTTCTCGGCTTCAATCGTGGCTTCTTGCCCTGTAAAGGTGATCACAAAAAGTCTTCAATCGCTCTCGATATTCACGGGAGAGCAAAGTGGGCGCGTCGTCAGGTTGGTCGAACGCTTGCGGATTTAGCTAAATATTTTGATGGGGATATTGAAAAGGTTTTCGGTCTCCTCGTGTCCAGTGAACATCAGGATTCGGAGTTTAGTCTTCCTGATATTCATCAAAAATTACTTAAAGAAATAACGGGGTAGCATATTATGAATTCTTCTTTTTACCGTGATTATAGAGAAACTCAACATAAGGCTTTATTGGTTCGTGGTTGTAAAATTTGGACGGATGAGGAGCGTCATGAGATTAAAGAACTCTATGCTTCAGGGCGTTCTTATCGTGATATAGCTGAGCATTTTGGTGTTAGCTATCCCTCTGTTTCAAAGCAAATTTTGATGCTAGGTCTTTCTTCTAGGCGTAAGCCGTATTCACCTCGAGATAAGGATTACATCAGGAAGCATCATGCGACTAAGTCCTATAAACAGATTGCAAAGGATTTAGGTCGTAGCTATGGGGGTGTTAGGCGTTTTGCTGCTAAGATGGGGCTTGAACACAATTGTGGGGAGTCACATCGTCTTTGTAAGTTTTCAGATAATGATATTGAGCTCATGCGACAGCTTCACGATGATGGTTGTAGCGTTATTGATATCGCTTTGAAGATGGAAGCTCATTATGATTATGTTTCATCAGTTGTTAACTACAAGTCTCGCGCTTACATTTCTGTTCAATAATCAAATTCTATTTTTGAATGCTCAAAATTCAATATTGATTCGGTCTAACCCCGTAGGGATAAGGGCACTCTTCATACTTTTGGGGAGTGCCTTTTATTGCCCGAAAATCAGGGAGCTTGCGACCGTAGCATAGCTAAAGACGCAAACGAAAACCTTCATCTTGCTAAGCGCTCTTAAAGCTTGGTTAGGCTTTGTTGGGTGTTTTTGGGTGGTTATAGTTTTACTGGCTCTCTGATAGCTCTCTGTGCGTATTATGGTTTCTATGCACTAAATAGCTGTGGTCACTGGTGACTCTTAAATCTGTCTAAGTGCGTATTATGATTTTTATGTTTGCTATCAAAACACGCACCGGTTCCTGGACTCGAGTTGTTATTTTGCTACCATAATCAAACCAGGTAATTTGTGCAGAAAGGAAAAATGATGGCAATTACAATTCGAGACACAACAGAGCATGAGAAAATGCTTTCAGACCTAAAAGACCAAACCAACACGTCTACAATGAGTAAGGCACTAATCAAGGGCGGTTATGAGGCTTTGAAGTATCGAGAGCTTTACTTATCAGAGGTTCGCAAGAATGAGCAGCTTAGAGATAAGCTGTATCGTAATGGTAAGGCCGTTTCTGGTTATCTGGACGCCTTAGACGGTCTTAAACAAATTAGCTCTTAGTGCGTATTATGTATATTATGTTAAATTGATTTTGATGTTTATAAGGCAGGTCTCATTGTGTGATGCCCTGTCTCTCTTTTTAGTGCTAGTTCAGTGTTCTATTTAACAGTAAGGCTATTTACCATAAAATACCTAATAAACATATATCCTAATCTTCGATTCAGAATATATTTATTAGACTTCAAGCATTAGTCTGTCAATTGCTTCAGTAATTTCTTTGGTTCTTACTGGCTTGGTGACGAAATCATTCATGCCGACATCTAAACAAGAAAATCGGTCTTCTACTGATGTGTGTGCTGTTAGCGCGACAATTGGTGTTTGTATGTTTGCTTCTCTCATGTATTTGGTTGTGGTCAATCCATCCATTACCGGCATCGACACATCCATTAAGATAATGTCTATTGAATCGCTGTCTCTTTCAATAAAGCCTATGGCTTCTTCTCCGTTGCTTGCGATGAAAACCTCGTGGCCTTGTCGCGTTAAGATTAACTTTATAACCATTTGATTGGTTGGATTGTCTTCTACAACCAATACTGAGTATCGACTTCTTGGTTGTTCTTGAATCTGCAGATCGTTCTGTCTGCTTGTTTTGTCACAGACGACTCTCGTCGAAACTGGCAATTGCACTTCGAACTTGGAGCCTTGTCCTAGCTCGCTGTTTACAAAGATTCGACCTCGCATCAACTCAACAAGACGTTTGGTGATCGCCAATCCTAAGCCTGTACCACCAAACCTTCTAGTAATCGTGCTATCGGCTTGAACAAACGGACTGAATAATGACGAAAGCTGCTGCGCGCTGATTCCAATCCCTGAATCTTCTACCGTGATATAGAACGAGCTTTGTTGATACTTGATCGACACATGTACTTGTCCGCGCTCGGTAAACTTGATTGCATTGCCAATCAAATTAAAGAGGATCTGCGCCAAACGACTCTGGTCGATATAATGAAGCTCGTCTTCAGGGATATCGGTTGTTACCGTCAAGGCTAAACCTTTGCTGTCTGCGGCCTTTCTTTGTTCGGATAAAACAAAAGTGACAGTGTCTCTTACGTTGTTCCACTGAGGTGCTAACGAGAAACACCCAGATTCGATCTTAGAGAAATCTAACACGTCACTGATAATAGCCAGCAAAAGCTCAGACGATGTACTCATATTAAGCAGTATAGATTGCTGGTCTTGAGTTAGCGCGGTGGATTTTAGTGTGTCGATTAGTCCAATAATGGCGTTCAACGGTGTCCTGAGCTCGTGACTCATCATCGCGAGGAATTCAGATTTCGCTTTGTTGGCTTCTTCTGCTTCCTTTCTTGCGTTAACAAGCTCTGCGGTTCGTTCTCTTACTGTAGCTTCAAGTTTTTCTTTGTTCTCTATATCGAAGACTGCTCGTTCAATTAGAGGACGGAAACGGTTTAAGGTTGCTTTGGTTTCAATGCTGAAGTGCTTGGTGTTGGAGTGGATAAAGATAATGACGGATTGAGTTAGACCACTATCAATACCAGTGATCAGAACGGAGTTAATTTGGTCGAGAACAATGGGATGCAAAGAGTTGAATTCACCCAGAGATTTGGGTTCAAAAAGGATGGCGCATTCTCCATTGATGACACGCGAAAGCTTGCCGCAATCGTTCCATTTCATCTGTTCAAAGACTTTGTTATTGGTTAACAAGGTTTTGAAAGCACCGTCGTTCCCTACCCTTGATACCACAATAAAGTCATCGAATTTAATGTATTTCTTGAGGACAAACTCCAAGCTAGAGAATATCTCGGAAATGTTACCCGCTTTACTGATCGCAGAGATAGTCGATAAGATCACCCTATTCTCTTCAGCGAGTTTTCGTTCACGGAGTTTTAGTTTTTGCAGTTCAATACGAGCTTCTTGCAGCGCTTCTTGACCTTCGGTACTCATTACTTTTTTAACCTATAAAACGTTGCTGAGGATACCATCAAGTTTCCGTGCGCGTTTTCCCCACCAGAGAGCCTTCCTTGCTCGCCAAAAGTAAACGGACAGATATATGGCAGGCCGTTAAGTGCCTGATTTATCTGGTCGCAGACCTCATCCATATCTTGTTTCAGGTGTAGCATTGGTCCTGCGCAAAATATGTTGATCGCCCCTAATTTTTCTTCAAGATCCATGTCGTTATAATAAGAAGAATGAATGATGTTGGCGGCACGGCTGATAAGTTGTTGCTTAGAGCCCTGCATCAAATAGATGGTGTCGCCTTCATTTATATCAGTGAACAACTCGATACCGTTACACTCAGTTTCTCTGATCGAATGCGATAACTTGAAATATGGGTAGTCGTAAGAGGAACCGACCTTTCGGCCTAATGGATAAACGGTCGATTTTTCAAAAATATACCCATCATCACTGCCACCTAAATGAAAATTGGTCCATTCATTATAAACGGTGGTTGCAGGCCTATTGTCGATCTCTAATAGTATTCGATTTCTTACCTTGGTGACGGTACCTGAAAATTGAGTCGGCGTATGCCCTGAGCTTAGTGATGAATATATAGATTGCGATGCAAATACTACAGTCAACGATACGCCGTTAATAGAGAGAGACTCTTCGTTGAATATGCTCCAATTTCCGGACACTTGATTGTCAGCGGCGCTACCACCAACAATGGGTACCTC encodes the following:
- a CDS encoding helix-turn-helix domain-containing protein, producing MNSSFYRDYRETQHKALLVRGCKIWTDEERHEIKELYASGRSYRDIAEHFGVSYPSVSKQILMLGLSSRRKPYSPRDKDYIRKHHATKSYKQIAKDLGRSYGGVRRFAAKMGLEHNCGESHRLCKFSDNDIELMRQLHDDGCSVIDIALKMEAHYDYVSSVVNYKSRAYISVQ
- a CDS encoding response regulator, giving the protein MSTEGQEALQEARIELQKLKLRERKLAEENRVILSTISAISKAGNISEIFSSLEFVLKKYIKFDDFIVVSRVGNDGAFKTLLTNNKVFEQMKWNDCGKLSRVINGECAILFEPKSLGEFNSLHPIVLDQINSVLITGIDSGLTQSVIIFIHSNTKHFSIETKATLNRFRPLIERAVFDIENKEKLEATVRERTAELVNARKEAEEANKAKSEFLAMMSHELRTPLNAIIGLIDTLKSTALTQDQQSILLNMSTSSELLLAIISDVLDFSKIESGCFSLAPQWNNVRDTVTFVLSEQRKAADSKGLALTVTTDIPEDELHYIDQSRLAQILFNLIGNAIKFTERGQVHVSIKYQQSSFYITVEDSGIGISAQQLSSLFSPFVQADSTITRRFGGTGLGLAITKRLVELMRGRIFVNSELGQGSKFEVQLPVSTRVVCDKTSRQNDLQIQEQPRSRYSVLVVEDNPTNQMVIKLILTRQGHEVFIASNGEEAIGFIERDSDSIDIILMDVSMPVMDGLTTTKYMREANIQTPIVALTAHTSVEDRFSCLDVGMNDFVTKPVRTKEITEAIDRLMLEV
- a CDS encoding FIST signal transduction protein; translated protein: MKFRSKVSYSLDDKIAVDELLSGVETPEQIACLICYCTEEYSTLAVQRYLVDALPNTPIHGCTTCHGIMTETGFHSGPVIGVLIIYDSGINAYGTGIEHFSDSIETSTFRAIDKALINANREGEIPDLILLHSTPGNEEKVMAAIDTKFGTEVPIVGGSAADNQVSGNWSIFNEESLSINGVSLTVVFASQSIYSSLSSGHTPTQFSGTVTKVRNRILLEIDNRPATTVYNEWTNFHLGGSDDGYIFEKSTVYPLGRKVGSSYDYPYFKLSHSIRETECNGIELFTDINEGDTIYLMQGSKQQLISRAANIIHSSYYNDMDLEEKLGAINIFCAGPMLHLKQDMDEVCDQINQALNGLPYICPFTFGEQGRLSGGENAHGNLMVSSATFYRLKK